In bacterium, a single genomic region encodes these proteins:
- a CDS encoding prenyltransferase/squalene oxidase repeat-containing protein produces the protein MRNRSPQTAEKIRERLGERVLAGAPQWLAATGPATRSNALALLIGTLLGRLPAEDVSALVYTILLEQNADGSWSLDMDAAGDLSLTLEVVEALSTCGDSHAREALDKAVRWLERHRHSARLSEETLILLSAVTEVVPGSLRRMLMPVARLFMLRSARKTMQTCAGGALPLALSLLSRDKLSARGKGRRLLELQLLDGSWEGSSRTTVFALAALRHTALPLEDSAFERGWRFLRSLQLWDSEGLVQNPCDVSNILHATALRTLLVTAADQDVAAGSTLSLLHQARMSGGWALGGMLPTDLLTSALALDALSFAGDVPVETSWARRRTVLLFLRAQNSDGGWPLYTDGWSKPLWPGKRYASRIDVTAAAVQALAYSGVQEPGEEDAIARGLDFLLHRQTRRGLWRGDVNPSAVFATARTLEALFAASNERAADAVLRGAKALIALQQTDGGWGESLDLPSTPQHTAWALRALTGAPGVPQDVITKAKFYLEASVDRSELLWNSTCPAWPLPLGEHPAVLADLVTMWALEALAPTGIISRSRIRGGTRSRSIFDRRSR, from the coding sequence ATGCGTAACAGATCCCCTCAAACCGCGGAAAAGATCCGGGAACGCTTAGGTGAGCGGGTGCTGGCAGGTGCGCCGCAATGGCTGGCGGCCACCGGACCGGCGACGCGCTCCAATGCCCTGGCGCTCCTGATCGGAACGCTCTTGGGCCGCCTGCCCGCCGAGGATGTGAGCGCGCTGGTCTATACCATCCTTCTCGAGCAGAATGCCGATGGTTCCTGGTCGCTGGATATGGATGCTGCCGGAGATCTGTCCTTAACCCTCGAAGTGGTGGAAGCGCTGAGCACCTGCGGCGATTCCCATGCCCGCGAGGCGCTCGATAAAGCCGTGCGCTGGCTGGAGCGGCACCGCCACAGCGCACGTTTAAGTGAAGAAACCCTGATTCTGCTCTCGGCGGTGACCGAAGTGGTTCCCGGATCGCTGCGGCGGATGCTGATGCCCGTGGCACGGCTGTTCATGCTGCGCAGCGCCAGAAAGACTATGCAGACCTGCGCCGGCGGCGCGCTGCCGCTCGCTCTTTCCCTGCTCAGCCGGGACAAACTTTCCGCCCGCGGCAAAGGGCGCAGACTGCTCGAACTGCAATTGCTGGACGGCTCTTGGGAAGGATCCAGCCGCACCACGGTATTTGCCCTTGCAGCATTGCGTCACACGGCGCTGCCTCTTGAAGATTCGGCCTTTGAACGCGGCTGGAGATTTCTCCGCAGTCTGCAACTGTGGGACAGTGAAGGCCTTGTGCAGAATCCCTGTGATGTCTCCAACATATTGCACGCCACCGCGCTGCGTACCTTGCTGGTGACCGCCGCCGATCAGGATGTTGCCGCCGGAAGCACGCTCTCCCTCCTGCATCAGGCGCGGATGAGCGGCGGCTGGGCCTTGGGCGGCATGCTGCCGACAGATTTATTGACCTCTGCCCTGGCCCTCGACGCTCTCAGTTTTGCCGGTGATGTTCCCGTCGAAACCTCATGGGCGCGCCGCCGCACTGTGCTGCTTTTCCTGCGTGCCCAGAATTCCGATGGCGGCTGGCCGCTCTATACCGATGGGTGGAGCAAGCCTCTCTGGCCCGGGAAACGCTACGCGAGCCGCATTGACGTCACCGCCGCCGCCGTGCAGGCGCTGGCTTATTCGGGTGTGCAGGAGCCGGGCGAAGAAGACGCGATTGCGCGCGGTCTGGATTTTCTGCTCCACCGCCAAACCCGGCGCGGCCTGTGGCGGGGAGACGTCAATCCTTCGGCGGTGTTCGCGACGGCCCGCACCCTCGAAGCGTTGTTCGCCGCGTCAAACGAGCGCGCGGCAGATGCCGTGCTGCGCGGCGCTAAGGCGCTCATCGCGTTGCAGCAGACCGATGGCGGCTGGGGCGAGAGCCTCGATCTGCCGTCGACTCCGCAGCACACGGCTTGGGCCTTGCGCGCCCTGACGGGCGCTCCCGGTGTGCCACAGGACGTCATCACGAAAGCCAAATTCTATCTTGAAGCCAGCGTCGACCGCTCCGAACTCCTCTGGAACAGTACTTGCCCGGCCTGGCCGCTGCCGCTGGGCGAACACCCCGCGGTGCTCGCCGATCTGGTGACCATGTGGGCTCTGGAGGCGCTGGCCCCTACAGGGATTATCTCCCGCTCGCGTATCCGGGGCGGCACACGCAGCCGTTCTATCTTTGACCGAAGAAGCCGGTAA
- the tadA gene encoding tRNA adenosine(34) deaminase TadA produces MLETFGQPDHERWMREALKEARRAEAKGEVPIGCVVVYNGVVIGRGFNQTEILQDPTAHAEMIAITAAAEALGSRRLLDCTLYATLEPCSMCSGAIILARIPVVVYGASDPKAGAVDTLYHLLSDPRLNHTSEVVRGVLSHECGAILSDFFLSLRKQKKGGRMQDGDESMNDEG; encoded by the coding sequence TTGTTGGAAACCTTTGGGCAACCCGACCACGAACGGTGGATGCGGGAGGCCCTCAAAGAGGCCCGCCGCGCCGAAGCGAAGGGAGAGGTCCCCATCGGCTGTGTGGTGGTCTACAATGGCGTGGTCATCGGTCGCGGGTTCAACCAGACCGAAATCCTGCAGGATCCCACCGCCCATGCCGAAATGATTGCCATTACGGCGGCTGCGGAAGCCCTCGGCAGCAGGCGGCTCCTCGATTGCACCCTGTATGCAACCCTTGAGCCCTGTTCCATGTGCAGTGGCGCTATCATTCTTGCCCGCATCCCCGTGGTCGTTTATGGAGCCTCCGACCCCAAAGCTGGCGCCGTCGATACCCTCTATCATCTGCTTTCCGATCCCCGCCTCAATCATACGTCTGAGGTGGTGCGGGGAGTCCTTTCACACGAGTGCGGAGCGATTCTCTCCGACTTTTTTTTGTCCTTACGTAAACAAAAGAAGGGCGGAAGAATGCAGGACGGCGACGAATCGATGAACGATGAAGGATAA